Genomic window (Arachis hypogaea cultivar Tifrunner chromosome 13, arahy.Tifrunner.gnm2.J5K5, whole genome shotgun sequence):
AAAAAACGAAGGATCAATAGTCTAAACCACGATACTAGCGCGTGTACGAAAGTTTTGAGCATTGAACGCCACCAGCAATCCACATAACGAGAGGTTACTCAACACGCGCCACTGCTTTTACTATGGAAACATACAATTTTCTCCAACGAGACTCTCGGCCATAAAAGCCCCTCGCGCTTTACTTTTATCGTGGTTCGCACTTTCCTAGGAAAGACCTTCCTCATTGGTGCGTGAACTGCATGTTATACATTTTCACGTGAGTCTACATCCCGAATTTTGGCTAATATAATGCTTCCCGCCCCTGGCACGGCTCTTCACAGCTCCAAACGCTTCGTTTTGTTGACGCTTCTACACGAACCCTCAGTTGCCGAACACATGTGACGATTCGTTTAAACGACAATCGTTTCGACCAAGAGAGAGAAAGACGAAGTTCTAGTGAGAGAAACAACGAGAGAgactgagagagaaagagagatctGATCGGAACGCACAGGTAAACGAGCATCGAAACCCTACTGTTCCTTTCTCTCCTTGATACGTTTTCTTTGCTCTGGTAGTTTCTTCCCTTGATTTGGGGAAGGTTTCGAGTGAGCCCTAGGAATTTCGGTGGTTGATTTGGCTGTGGAATGAAGCCCTAGGGATTCTAGGTTTAGGTACCTATTTCTGTTCTATTTATTTTTCCTTCTGCCGGATTGTTAATTTTTGGGTTTAAAACCCTAGGATTTTGGGGATTTTGGGGGCTGGTGTTCGAATTAGGGTTTTGGATGCATGTATGGCTTCGGGACCTATAGATGGAGTAGATGAAGGAGCCAAAGAAAAGCAGAGATTCTCGGAGAGGAAGGTGTATACAAGAAGAGTCTTCAAAAGCACCAAGAAAGACCTCAACGCCCTGAacaccgccaccgccaccgccaccgctAAAAACGACCATACTTCTACTGCCAAAAATGAGAACACCGCAACTTCCAAACACGACGACACTGCTACTGCTACAAGTGCCACGGCCGATGCTGCGGACACTACTGCAGCCACCACAGGCACTCCCAGTGCCATCTCTCCCACTGCCACCGATACTAACAATATACCTGACAGAAGCTATGACCGTACTGTCAAGAATATTGACAGGGATGGGCCAATGGATAAGAGTCATGATGTGGTATTGGCCGAGTCACCTGCACCAGCAGCACAGCCAGTACAGCGGCTAACAGCTGTGCTGGAGGATGTGGATTTGGTGCAGCCTCAAGTGAATTCAACGCTAAAGGATGGGAGCTCTGCTCAGCAGCAAGAGAGTTCAATATTAGAGGATAAGGATTCAGCTCAGCCCCAAGAGAGTTCAAGGTTAGAAGATGGGGATTCTGCTCAGCCACAACCACAAGAGAGTTCAAGATTGGAGGATGGGGATTCTGCTCGGCCAAAAGAGGGTTCAAGATTGGAGGATGGGAATTCTGCTCGGCCGCAAGAGAGTTCAAGAGCTGAGGAGAGTTCAAGGTTGGAGGATGGGGATTCAGCCATGCAGGAAGGGAATTCTGTTCAGCCTCCCGTAGTACAGCTTTCTAATGACTCCTACAACCATCCACAGGAAGAAGCTTCTGGCCCTGATATCCGACACCATAATGATGAACCTCTGAGTGGCGGTGTAGCTCCTAGCACCCAGAACTTGCCTTCAGGGAGTGAGGCTCTGGCACCAGTGCTGCAGGACAGAATTAAGATCAATTTGTCCTCAAGGTCGAAGCAGGAGATGCGAGAGCTTCGATGGAAGCTTGAAAATGAGCTTGATGTAGTAAGGAATCTTGTTGGAAGGATTGAACGGAAACAGGGGCAGGTTGATGGGTATGGTCAGTTGAGCGTTTTACCTAGTGATGGGGTTGATAATGGAAGTGGAGCAAAGCGTTCTCTATCAGAGGTGGTTTCTGCTGGTGTTCCACGAGAGTCTATAAGGCCTTATCAGCATTTGTGTTTACCAGTGTTAGAGAATAACCAAGGGGTTGGTGAAAACATTGAAAAGGAGAAGAGAACGCCTAAAGCAAACCAGTTTTATCGTAATTCAGAGTTCTTGCTTGCAAAAGATAAATTCCCACCTGCAGAGAGCAACAAGAAGTCAAAATTGAATTTGAAGAAACATGGTGGGAGAGAAATTGGACATGGTCTTGGTATGGGATCCAAGTTTCTTAAGAGCTGTAGTTCATTGCTTGGAAAATTGATGAAACACAAACACGGTTGGGTATTTAATTCTCCAGTTGATGTTGAAGGACTTGGTTTGCATGATTATTTTAGTATTATCACCCATCCAATGGACTTGGGTACTGTGAAGTCAAGGCTGAGCAAGAATTGGTACAAATCTCCAAAGGAGTTTGCAGAGGATGTGAGACTCACTCTTCGGAATGCTATGACATATAATCCAAAGGGACAAGATGTTCATGTAATGG
Coding sequences:
- the LOC112732324 gene encoding transcription factor GTE4 isoform X2 — translated: MASGPIDGVDEGAKEKQRFSERKVYTRRVFKSTKKDLNALNTATATATAKNDHTSTAKNENTATSKHDDTATATSATADAADTTAATTGTPSAISPTATDTNNIPDRSYDRTVKNIDRDGPMDKSHDVVLAESPAPAAQPVQRLTAVLEDVDLVQPQVNSTLKDGSSAQQQESSILEDKDSAQPQESSRLEDGDSAQPQPQESSRLEDGDSARPKEGSRLEDGNSARPQESSRAEESSRLEDGDSAMQEGNSVQPPVVQLSNDSYNHPQEEASGPDIRHHNDEPLSGGVAPSTQNLPSGSEALAPVLQDRIKINLSSRSKQEMRELRWKLENELDVVRNLVGRIERKQGQVDGYGQLSVLPSDGVDNGSGAKRSLSEVVSAGVPRESIRPYQHLCLPVLENNQGVGENIEKEKRTPKANQFYRNSEFLLAKDKFPPAESNKKSKLNLKKHGGREIGHGLGMGSKFLKSCSSLLGKLMKHKHGWVFNSPVDVEGLGLHDYFSIITHPMDLGTVKSRLSKNWYKSPKEFAEDVRLTLRNAMTYNPKGQDVHVMAEQLSKIFEDRWAIIESDYNREMRYAIDYGAAPIAPSPLSRKVPTFPPPPLDMRRILDRSESMAHTPRLMNITPSSRTPAPKKPKAKDPNKRDMTFEEKQKLSTNLQSLPSEKLDAIVQIIKKRNSALHQHDDEIEVDIDSVDAETLWELDRFVTNYKKSLSKNKRKAELAQARAEAQRNALQKVPVMLDVPRATQAEERNVHPSLPVQGGNQADNASRSSSSSSSSSDSGSSSSDSDSDSSSASGSDAGSQGT
- the LOC112732324 gene encoding transcription factor GTE4 isoform X1 yields the protein MASGPIDGVDEGAKEKQRFSERKVYTRRVFKSTKKDLNALNTATATATAKNDHTSTAKNENTATSKHDDTATATSATADAADTTAATTGTPSAISPTATDTNNIPDRSYDRTVKNIDRDGPMDKSHDVVLAESPAPAAQPVQRLTAVLEDVDLVQPQVNSTLKDGSSAQQQESSILEDKDSAQPQESSRLEDGDSAQPQPQESSRLEDGDSARPKEGSRLEDGNSARPQESSRAEESSRLEDGDSAMQEGNSVQPPVVQLSNDSYNHPQEEASGPDIRHHNDEPLSGGVAPSTQNLPSGSEALAPVLQDRIKINLSSRSKQEMRELRWKLENELDVVRNLVGRIERKQGQVDGYGQLSVLPSDGVDNGSGAKRSLSEVVSAGVPRESIRPYQHLCLPVLENNQGVGENIEKEKRTPKANQFYRNSEFLLAKDKFPPAESNKKSKLNLKKHGGREIGHGLGMGSKFLKSCSSLLGKLMKHKHGWVFNSPVDVEGLGLHDYFSIITHPMDLGTVKSRLSKNWYKSPKEFAEDVRLTLRNAMTYNPKGQDVHVMAEQLSKIFEDRWAIIESDYNREMRYAIDYGAAPIAPSPLSRKVPTFPPPPLDMRRILDRSESMAHTPRLMNITPSSRTPAPKKPKAKDPNKRDMTFEEKQKLSTNLQSLPSEKLDAIVQIIKKRNSALHQHDDEIEVDIDSVDAETLWELDRFVTNYKKSLSKNKRKAELAQARAEAQRNALQKSQVPVMLDVPRATQAEERNVHPSLPVQGGNQADNASRSSSSSSSSSDSGSSSSDSDSDSSSASGSDAGSQGT